Proteins found in one Oncorhynchus gorbuscha isolate QuinsamMale2020 ecotype Even-year unplaced genomic scaffold, OgorEven_v1.0 Un_scaffold_1996, whole genome shotgun sequence genomic segment:
- the LOC124024791 gene encoding QRFP-like peptide receptor yields the protein MKLILDQLSAQLSFTPLLHVENATQARLNNKLTSLLWTVHEPTTVALTLMYCLSFLVGFVGNIMSMKVLTNRRSERLAAVSATRYLLVNLAVCDLAVVCVCMPITLGHQIYSAWVYGDFLCRAVPFTQAVSVSASVLTLTVISVNRYFSVRCPLRARSLFTRRRILGTVAVVWVVSSAICAPLVFMNRRDEISLGASFVIPVCQEVWPGPRLKQGYTVLLFVALYCIPVTFNLTIGFLTGRRLWGEGKRTFTELDSRSRALHTERLKTRKKIAKMVVSLVLLFAVSWLPLYLAEFWIDRVQHPPSWLMQSQPFAQWLGLTNSSLNPICYCFIGDLHRGAKVFRTHYHRRIAALFGSSFANSATTTAAEGGVAVATVAASTAAIPKLFTFSRAAGGPGKIEDRSE from the exons ATGAAGCTGATCCTGGACCAGTTATCAGCCCAGCTCAGCTTCACTCCTCTGCTGCATGTAGAGAACGCCACACAGGCCAGACTCAACAACA AGCTGACCAGTTTGTTATGGACGGTCCATGAGCCGACCACGGTGGCTCTGACACTCATGTACTGCCTGTCCTTCCTGGTGGGGTTCGTAGGGAACATCATGTCAATGAAGGTGCTGACCAACCGACGTAGCGAGAGGCTAGCCGCGGTCAGCGCCACGCGGTACCTCCTGGTTAACCTGGCGGTGTGCGACCTGGCCgtggtgtgtgtctgcatgcccaTAACGCTGGGTCACCAGATCTACTCGGCCTGGGTCTACGGGGACTTCCTGTGCCGAGCGGTCCCCTTCACCCAGGCCGTCTCTGTGTCGGCTAGTGTGCTAACGCTAACGGTCATCAGCGTCAACCGTTACTTCAGTGTACGCTGCCCGCTCCGCGCCCGCTCCCTCTTCACCCGCCGCCGGATCCTCGGGACGGTCGCCGTGGTGTGGGTGGTGTCATCGGCGATCTGCGCCCCATTGGTGTTCATGAACAGGCGAGATGAGATCAGCCTGGGGGCGTCGTTTGTGATCCCTGTGTGCCAGGAGGTGTGGCCAGGGCCGCGTCTGAAACAGGGCTACACCGTCCTGCTCTTCGTGGCGCTCTACTGCATCCCCGTGACCTTTAACCTCACCATCGGCTTCCTGACTGGCCGCCGGCTCTGGGGGGAGGGGAAGCGGACGTTTACGGAACTTGACTCCAGAAGCCGAGCACTGCACACTGAGCGCCTCAAGACGAGGAAGAAGATCGCCAAAATGGTGGTGTCCCTGGTGCTGCTGTTTGCAGTTTCCTGGCTGCCCCTGTATCTGGCTGAGTTCTGGATCGACCGAGTGCAGCATCCGCCATCTTGGCTCATGCAGAGCCAACCCTTTGCCCAGTGGCTGGGCCTCACCAACTCCAGCCTCAATCCTATCTGCTACTGTTTCATAG GTGATCTCCACCGTGGGGCCAAGGTGTTCCGTACCCACTACCACCGCCGGATCGCTGCTCTCTTTGGTTCCTCTTTCGCCAACTCCGCCACGACCACTGCCGCCGAGGGAGGAGTAGCCGTGGCAACCGTGGCCGCGTCCACGGCAGCCATTCCCAAGTTGTTTACCTTTTCCAGGGCGGCAGGGGGGCCAGGCAAGATAGAGGACAG